One genomic window of Caldivirga maquilingensis IC-167 includes the following:
- a CDS encoding homoserine kinase produces the protein MGTEELIIEAPASIANLGPAFDVAALAINPPSDIVKVKVTDGDGVFIRNSGEYASSLPSEGNGNSAYLVATRAIELAGLRRRIEIEVIKRIKPASGLGSSGATSAAVAYALNKLLNLSLSEWDLVELASYGELASAGVRHMDNVAASLLGGLVLVNPVIRRVIRVNFPELSIVVVIEGSKPNTGFMRSILPKAYELSDVVANMANVAQLVASVLMNDLDLFSRVITNDRVAMPYRVKAYEHWGVVKSVLENHGALGVILSGAGPSIAAFFKEKPQVNEIKTELMSAGLSPVVILTKPSNEGAREINHY, from the coding sequence TTGGGTACTGAGGAGTTGATTATTGAGGCTCCCGCATCAATAGCCAACCTTGGTCCTGCCTTTGATGTTGCTGCGCTTGCCATTAATCCACCAAGTGATATTGTTAAGGTTAAGGTAACTGATGGTGATGGTGTATTCATAAGGAATAGCGGTGAATACGCCTCCAGCCTACCCAGTGAGGGTAATGGGAACTCAGCCTACTTGGTGGCTACTAGGGCTATTGAGTTAGCTGGGTTAAGGAGGAGGATTGAGATTGAGGTTATTAAGCGTATTAAACCCGCCAGTGGATTAGGGAGTAGTGGTGCAACATCTGCTGCTGTGGCTTACGCATTGAATAAGTTACTTAACCTAAGCCTGAGTGAATGGGACTTAGTTGAATTAGCCTCCTACGGTGAATTAGCCTCAGCTGGGGTGAGGCATATGGATAATGTAGCCGCATCACTACTGGGTGGTTTAGTTCTTGTCAACCCAGTGATTAGGAGGGTTATTAGGGTTAACTTCCCTGAGTTAAGCATAGTGGTGGTTATTGAGGGTTCTAAACCAAACACCGGTTTCATGAGGAGTATCCTACCTAAGGCCTATGAGTTAAGCGACGTGGTTGCGAATATGGCTAATGTCGCCCAATTAGTTGCGTCAGTTTTAATGAATGACCTAGACTTATTCTCAAGGGTTATCACAAATGATAGGGTTGCAATGCCCTACAGGGTTAAGGCTTATGAGCATTGGGGTGTTGTTAAGAGTGTGCTTGAGAATCATGGCGCCTTAGGCGTAATATTAAGTGGAGCTGGGCCATCCATAGCGGCTTTCTTTAAGGAGAAGCCTCAGGTTAATGAGATTAAAACCGAGTTAATGAGTGCTGGGTTAAGTCCAGTGGTTATTTTAACTAAGCCATCCAATGAGGGGGCTAGGGAAATTAATCATTATTAA
- a CDS encoding thioredoxin family protein: MEVEVFVHPTCSTCHSLIRLLKQWGFIDKVKIYDTSIDPHAALERGVRSVPSIFIDGDLVFAGVVDFKRLKSILDTGLHTERVMLSDEELIERFLRGVLDSVATALWLYINVNCRAFTNDVKFLKAITNLSTYSDGNLNRLVDILKNDGNCRSIVENNKERFLRVIATNFTREVYWLNGKVNGTDVLGNYNLQSIAHWAMVRGSVSRVGLVPHSLNDDEFRGKIEELWSYIKAHFDELMSRVASEQEELRGDSDWVLRS, encoded by the coding sequence ATGGAGGTAGAGGTTTTCGTGCATCCAACGTGCTCAACATGCCATTCCCTAATAAGGCTACTGAAGCAGTGGGGATTCATAGATAAGGTTAAAATCTACGACACATCCATTGACCCTCACGCAGCCTTGGAGAGGGGTGTTAGGTCAGTACCAAGCATATTCATAGATGGTGACTTAGTGTTTGCGGGTGTTGTTGACTTTAAGAGGCTTAAGAGTATTCTTGATACTGGGCTACATACTGAGAGAGTCATGTTAAGTGATGAGGAGTTAATTGAGAGATTCCTTAGGGGTGTTTTGGATTCAGTGGCCACTGCACTATGGCTCTACATTAATGTTAACTGCAGGGCCTTCACCAATGATGTGAAGTTCCTTAAGGCAATAACTAACTTATCCACCTACAGTGATGGTAATTTAAATAGGCTAGTTGATATTCTTAAGAATGACGGTAACTGCAGGAGTATTGTGGAGAATAATAAGGAGAGGTTCCTTAGGGTAATAGCCACTAACTTCACTAGGGAGGTTTACTGGCTTAACGGTAAGGTTAATGGTACTGATGTGTTAGGTAACTATAATCTTCAATCAATTGCCCACTGGGCCATGGTTAGGGGTTCAGTTAGTAGGGTTGGTTTAGTGCCTCATAGCCTTAATGATGATGAATTCAGGGGTAAGATTGAGGAGCTTTGGTCATACATTAAGGCTCATTTCGATGAATTAATGAGTAGGGTCGCCTCAGAGCAGGAGGAGCTTAGGGGTGATTCGGATTGGGTACTGAGGAGTTGA
- a CDS encoding aldehyde ferredoxin oxidoreductase N-terminal domain-containing protein, with amino-acid sequence MKVLNVDLTSGSVSITSVEAQGPVTLGVRILSNEDTYSKDPLDPSVPFIIGIGPFVGGKLPGVHRAIAVFKSPMTKTIHVAAIGGVAYKFMGSGIDAVVVRGRSGKPTALFISSDGVEVRQVNPVYSYSGLNGVYAFTKYLMDSFNDFFTKYNARAIVVGEAALKTYNGALFSIDVDPRRREFKPGAEDTAARGGPGTVMAQGHNLVAIVAGGSVKARYVKVTDMNLINKMSMESFKKPFIQVMGEKTIKYRYDPSMGTGGTFGVNYPHYRELLPLFGYKSIYMPRDIRVKHVEAIINLFWKPFNDEVFVKSKSWYNCGDFGCSVVCKKVWRGKKVDYEPFHAAGPFIGNYIFQEAVKVVDLIDEYGFDAIEMGHVIAWVFDSIENGLLKPEEVGLSDKPIFNPYEFAPERDSLRNAKLAGELINGLVNKSTPILRMIAENGIRVSARRLNEMFSDRVKATGKSFNDLVVYVAYGESGYMTPNFYWTPGMVAPMYILGRYWTNYSNTFMKPEDYAKSALERAINEALIDDAGICRFHRGWAEPMLEKMYSEFTGMKPNKNLYRELAEYSIKAGAQPKPWESSRAADVVATLAKEIGSKEWVFESKSDYTEWWIRYKVALDKQLGVA; translated from the coding sequence ATGAAGGTACTTAATGTTGACTTAACGAGCGGAAGCGTAAGCATAACTAGCGTTGAGGCGCAGGGACCAGTAACCCTAGGCGTCAGGATACTGAGTAATGAGGATACTTACAGTAAGGATCCACTGGATCCAAGTGTACCCTTCATTATTGGTATAGGCCCCTTCGTTGGAGGTAAATTACCCGGCGTGCATAGGGCTATTGCAGTGTTTAAAAGCCCAATGACTAAGACTATTCACGTTGCCGCAATAGGTGGTGTTGCCTATAAGTTCATGGGTTCTGGTATTGATGCAGTGGTCGTGAGGGGACGTTCTGGGAAGCCCACTGCCCTATTCATATCAAGCGATGGGGTTGAGGTAAGGCAAGTTAACCCAGTGTACTCTTATAGTGGGCTTAATGGCGTTTACGCCTTCACTAAGTACCTAATGGATTCCTTCAACGACTTCTTCACTAAGTATAATGCAAGGGCCATTGTAGTGGGTGAGGCGGCGTTGAAGACTTATAATGGTGCATTATTCTCAATTGACGTTGATCCTAGGAGGAGGGAGTTTAAGCCTGGTGCCGAGGATACTGCAGCCAGGGGAGGGCCGGGTACTGTAATGGCTCAGGGCCATAATTTAGTAGCCATTGTAGCCGGTGGTTCGGTTAAGGCTAGGTACGTTAAGGTAACTGACATGAATCTAATTAATAAGATGTCCATGGAGTCCTTTAAGAAGCCATTCATACAGGTTATGGGTGAGAAGACTATTAAGTATAGGTATGACCCAAGCATGGGTACTGGTGGAACATTCGGTGTGAATTACCCGCATTATAGGGAGTTGCTACCCCTCTTTGGCTATAAGTCAATATACATGCCTAGGGATATTAGGGTTAAGCACGTTGAGGCTATAATTAACCTATTCTGGAAGCCATTCAATGATGAAGTCTTCGTTAAAAGTAAGTCATGGTACAATTGCGGTGACTTCGGTTGCTCGGTTGTGTGTAAGAAGGTTTGGCGTGGTAAGAAGGTTGACTATGAACCATTCCACGCAGCTGGCCCATTCATAGGTAATTACATATTCCAGGAGGCCGTTAAGGTAGTTGACTTAATCGATGAATACGGCTTCGATGCAATAGAAATGGGACATGTGATTGCCTGGGTCTTCGACTCCATTGAAAACGGCCTACTTAAACCTGAGGAGGTTGGCTTAAGTGATAAGCCTATTTTCAACCCCTATGAATTCGCGCCTGAGAGGGATTCGTTAAGGAATGCTAAGTTGGCTGGTGAATTAATTAATGGTTTAGTTAATAAGTCAACCCCAATACTCAGGATGATTGCTGAGAACGGTATTAGGGTCTCGGCTAGGAGGCTTAATGAAATGTTCAGTGATAGGGTTAAGGCAACGGGTAAATCATTCAATGACCTAGTGGTCTACGTGGCCTACGGTGAGTCAGGTTACATGACGCCTAACTTCTACTGGACCCCAGGTATGGTTGCCCCAATGTACATACTTGGTAGGTACTGGACCAATTACTCTAATACATTCATGAAGCCTGAGGATTACGCTAAGTCAGCTTTGGAGAGGGCTATTAATGAGGCTTTAATTGATGATGCTGGGATATGCAGGTTCCATAGGGGTTGGGCTGAACCAATGCTTGAGAAAATGTACAGTGAGTTCACTGGAATGAAGCCTAATAAGAATCTTTACAGGGAGTTGGCTGAATACTCAATTAAGGCTGGGGCACAACCCAAGCCCTGGGAGAGCAGTAGGGCTGCTGACGTTGTTGCAACCTTAGCTAAGGAGATTGGTTCCAAGGAGTGGGTATTTGAGAGTAAGAGTGATTACACTGAATGGTGGATTAGGTATAAGGTTGCATTAGATAAGCAACTCGGTGTGGCTTAA
- the prf1 gene encoding peptide chain release factor aRF-1, giving the protein MIQLLKKYRGYATTLISLYINGDRPIPDVLNMLRNEWSVASNIKDKTTRTHVQDALERIINALKGTAKAPPNGLAVFGGFHMEKPGSYKWVMYAIIPPYKISTYKYVCDTRFHTELLEDMISASSSVFGIIVIERGEAVIALLKGSYWEIVDKVEFFVPNKHHAGGQSALRFKRQTEHLAETFYKLVAEDANKILLQIPNLKGIIVAGPGPTKEDFLKEGGLDSRLMDKIIAIVPACCADISGVLEAIKASEDKLKETEYVKAKKLMEEVMYIAVKKPDYIVYGRDNVLNAIEKGIAKVVLISEDIGEDEIFKLTTMLRGKKIDLVVIPNSVEESLTLSKTFGGYVAILATPSWIIEEWENASQSLTQ; this is encoded by the coding sequence ATGATTCAATTACTGAAGAAATACAGGGGTTATGCAACAACCTTAATATCACTCTACATTAATGGGGATAGGCCAATACCAGATGTCTTAAACATGCTTAGGAATGAGTGGTCGGTTGCAAGTAACATTAAGGATAAGACAACTAGGACTCATGTTCAAGATGCCTTGGAGAGGATAATTAACGCATTAAAGGGTACGGCTAAAGCACCACCCAATGGTTTAGCGGTATTCGGAGGCTTCCACATGGAGAAGCCGGGTAGCTATAAGTGGGTCATGTACGCTATAATACCCCCATATAAGATAAGTACGTATAAGTACGTCTGCGATACTCGCTTCCACACTGAGCTCCTTGAGGATATGATATCGGCATCATCATCAGTGTTCGGGATAATAGTTATTGAGAGGGGGGAGGCTGTCATAGCGTTACTTAAGGGTAGTTACTGGGAGATAGTGGATAAGGTCGAGTTCTTCGTACCCAATAAGCATCATGCAGGTGGTCAATCAGCCTTAAGGTTTAAGAGACAGACTGAACACCTGGCTGAGACATTCTATAAGCTCGTTGCCGAGGATGCTAATAAGATACTGCTTCAAATACCGAACCTTAAGGGTATTATTGTAGCTGGCCCAGGGCCAACTAAGGAGGACTTCCTTAAGGAGGGTGGCTTAGATAGTAGACTCATGGATAAGATAATTGCAATAGTACCCGCCTGCTGTGCAGATATTAGTGGTGTATTGGAGGCTATTAAGGCCTCTGAGGATAAGCTTAAGGAGACTGAGTATGTTAAGGCTAAGAAACTGATGGAGGAGGTAATGTATATTGCCGTTAAGAAGCCTGACTACATAGTCTATGGTAGGGATAACGTGTTGAACGCCATTGAGAAGGGTATTGCCAAGGTTGTGTTAATAAGTGAGGATATTGGTGAGGATGAGATCTTTAAATTAACAACAATGCTTAGGGGTAAGAAAATAGACCTAGTAGTCATACCGAATAGCGTTGAGGAGAGCCTAACCCTAAGCAAAACCTTCGGCGGATACGTGGCCATATTGGCTACCCCATCATGGATAATTGAGGAGTGGGAAAACGCCAGTCAAAGCTTAACTCAGTAG
- a CDS encoding DUF763 domain-containing protein, translated as MGLTGFADLPLHEGHVPPWLFSRMIKLTSLIIRLMHDEYGVKGTIRLFSNPIFFQSFNNIIGMDWDSSGSTTVTTAALKEALGSLDIGIKVVGGKGEYALRVPDELRELEKVFNINSEELITVSRLVAKVDNVALQDGHRLYHHSMIVGEDGTWAVIQQGLNPETKYARRYHWWMETSFINNPHEGIVGVKGNYALNTVSSTSEEARSAIIDIVNQDPVKVSRDLARVKSMMRGYGNKSILSYINDTNDESPSYYNPRLNIIVNRGLSISEEALRNARGVDSFKNLLLIRGIGPSTMLALALIAQLIYEAPVDWTDPVNLDPRRFAFALGGKDGSPYPVSKEVYDTVLDLLNRIVDNINRDGGLKPYLRHIAKVAKKLNLPIDLVKPTY; from the coding sequence GTGGGGTTAACGGGATTTGCCGACTTACCACTGCATGAGGGGCATGTTCCACCCTGGTTATTCAGCAGAATGATTAAGTTAACCTCATTGATAATTAGGTTAATGCACGATGAGTACGGTGTTAAGGGTACAATAAGGCTCTTCAGTAATCCAATCTTCTTCCAATCCTTCAATAACATAATAGGAATGGACTGGGACTCCTCGGGAAGCACCACCGTGACCACCGCTGCGCTTAAGGAGGCGTTGGGGTCATTGGACATTGGAATCAAGGTGGTTGGGGGTAAGGGGGAGTATGCGTTGAGGGTTCCAGATGAGTTAAGGGAATTGGAGAAGGTCTTCAACATTAATTCAGAGGAGTTGATAACTGTATCAAGGTTAGTGGCTAAGGTGGATAATGTCGCCCTCCAGGATGGGCATAGGCTATACCATCACTCAATGATTGTTGGGGAGGATGGGACGTGGGCTGTTATTCAACAGGGCCTTAACCCTGAAACCAAGTACGCTAGGAGGTATCATTGGTGGATGGAGACTAGTTTCATTAATAACCCCCATGAGGGAATCGTGGGGGTTAAGGGCAACTACGCGTTAAACACCGTCAGCAGCACCAGTGAGGAGGCGCGTTCAGCGATTATTGATATTGTTAATCAGGACCCAGTTAAGGTGAGTAGGGATTTAGCTAGGGTGAAGTCCATGATGAGGGGTTATGGGAATAAGTCAATCCTAAGCTACATAAATGACACTAATGATGAGTCACCATCCTACTATAACCCTAGGCTCAACATTATTGTGAACAGGGGGTTAAGCATAAGTGAAGAGGCGTTGAGAAATGCCAGGGGTGTTGACTCATTCAAGAACCTACTGTTAATTAGGGGTATAGGGCCTAGTACCATGCTTGCCCTAGCCCTAATAGCGCAATTAATTTACGAAGCACCAGTGGATTGGACTGACCCGGTTAACCTCGACCCTAGGAGGTTTGCATTCGCCTTGGGTGGTAAGGATGGTTCACCATACCCAGTGAGTAAGGAAGTATACGATACGGTTCTTGATCTTTTAAATAGAATAGTAGATAACATTAATAGGGATGGTGGTTTAAAACCATATTTAAGGCATATTGCCAAGGTTGCTAAGAAACTTAACCTACCTATTGATTTAGTTAAACCAACTTATTAA
- a CDS encoding putative RNA uridine N3 methyltransferase, with protein sequence MNISIAIPYNVTEESTTEEEAVRKIGYIGRAAAIFRVRSILIYTFKGDEPLRKASFIKKNLEYLVTPPYLRKDLFGIDPDLRLAGLLQPLTLPVFGHRKSNPRTGDVRIGLVIRWEGYYSIVKVGEDTYVKVPKPYPIKSMLLVSIDSMISNRFYRGHVVKSSKVYAGYSANIIELRDLVKLRNLILTGKEGNSVINEINKLRALKDEDVVVVFGSPRMGVDDILKGEGLGDVLNSSLFVNFVPNQGLVTIRTEEAIIAVLSILNIINAISSEGK encoded by the coding sequence ATGAATATTAGTATTGCAATACCGTACAATGTAACTGAGGAATCCACCACGGAGGAGGAGGCTGTTAGGAAGATAGGCTACATAGGTAGGGCGGCGGCAATATTTAGGGTTAGGAGCATATTAATCTACACCTTTAAGGGTGATGAACCTTTAAGGAAAGCATCATTCATAAAGAAGAACCTGGAGTACCTAGTGACTCCACCGTATTTAAGGAAGGACTTATTTGGAATAGACCCTGACCTAAGGCTTGCTGGGTTACTTCAACCATTAACACTACCAGTGTTTGGTCATAGGAAATCTAACCCAAGGACAGGGGACGTGAGGATTGGCTTAGTGATTAGGTGGGAGGGGTATTACTCAATAGTTAAGGTGGGTGAGGATACTTACGTTAAGGTACCTAAACCATACCCAATTAAGTCAATGCTACTGGTTTCAATAGACTCAATGATTAGTAATAGGTTTTACAGGGGACATGTGGTGAAGAGTAGTAAGGTGTATGCAGGCTACAGTGCTAATATAATTGAATTAAGGGACTTAGTTAAATTAAGGAACCTAATACTCACAGGTAAGGAGGGGAACAGTGTTATTAATGAGATTAATAAACTAAGGGCGCTTAAGGATGAGGATGTTGTAGTCGTCTTCGGATCCCCACGCATGGGTGTTGACGACATACTTAAGGGTGAGGGATTAGGGGATGTGCTTAATTCATCATTATTCGTGAACTTCGTGCCTAATCAAGGGCTTGTAACCATAAGGACTGAGGAGGCTATAATAGCGGTTTTATCAATACTTAACATTATTAACGCCATTTCAAGCGAAGGTAAATGA
- a CDS encoding FAD-binding oxidoreductase produces the protein MNFEAFRVEVRRIIDEDRIIESQGELMLYSYDASPAEQAMPRMVIQPLTTGEVSEILKLANEYLVPVVPSSGRTSLHGGPIPYNGAVVIDLMRMNKVLEVNLEDSYVHSEVGVRLDELNAELARYGHFFPPDPASSAAATVGGSLANGAGGMRGAKYGTVKDWVLGAEVVLPTGEVTFMGCRTLKCRAGYDLLNLIIGSEGTLGVVTNAYLKIWPLPEAVVRLRVYFKSIIDAAKAVGVIKSRGFRPLIIEFLDEGTMEAVSNYVREFKYPESAEAMLIIDIDGPPEAMDRYVNSMVTLLKETGGFEIEWTSNRDEMEKIYMARRAAYPALLRLFSNDRVMPEDISVPPSKLPEAVKGIRDIGDKYGLRIVTWGHVGDGNLHPNIIYNPSDQSSISRLHAVTREIGLLAINLGGTVSSEHGIGVLKKDLLVNELEVKGIAQLRLMKAIKKAFDPNNILNPGKVIDVD, from the coding sequence ATGAATTTTGAAGCCTTTAGGGTTGAGGTTAGGAGGATTATTGATGAGGATAGGATTATTGAATCCCAGGGGGAATTAATGCTATACTCCTATGACGCCTCCCCAGCTGAACAAGCTATGCCCAGGATGGTTATTCAACCATTAACCACAGGCGAGGTTTCCGAGATACTTAAGCTGGCTAACGAATACCTAGTGCCAGTAGTCCCAAGTAGTGGTAGGACAAGCCTGCATGGTGGACCAATACCGTATAATGGTGCCGTGGTGATTGACTTAATGAGGATGAATAAGGTGCTTGAGGTTAACTTAGAGGACAGTTACGTTCATAGTGAAGTCGGGGTTAGGTTAGATGAGCTTAACGCTGAATTAGCAAGGTACGGGCACTTCTTCCCACCTGATCCGGCAAGTAGTGCCGCAGCCACAGTGGGTGGTTCATTGGCTAATGGTGCAGGAGGTATGAGGGGGGCTAAGTATGGTACTGTTAAGGACTGGGTACTTGGGGCTGAGGTTGTTTTACCAACAGGTGAAGTGACTTTCATGGGTTGCAGGACACTGAAGTGTAGGGCTGGGTATGATTTACTAAACCTAATAATAGGTAGTGAGGGGACACTGGGGGTGGTTACTAACGCCTACCTTAAAATATGGCCACTGCCGGAGGCTGTGGTTAGGTTAAGGGTTTACTTTAAGAGTATTATTGATGCGGCTAAGGCTGTTGGGGTTATTAAGTCTAGGGGGTTCAGGCCATTGATAATTGAGTTCCTGGATGAGGGGACTATGGAGGCTGTTTCAAACTACGTGAGGGAATTCAAGTACCCTGAGAGCGCTGAGGCCATGTTAATAATTGATATTGATGGTCCACCTGAGGCCATGGATAGGTACGTTAACTCAATGGTAACCCTACTCAAGGAGACAGGGGGCTTTGAGATTGAGTGGACTAGTAATAGGGATGAAATGGAGAAAATATACATGGCTAGGAGGGCTGCTTACCCAGCATTACTTAGATTATTCAGTAATGATAGGGTGATGCCTGAAGACATATCAGTACCCCCATCTAAGCTACCTGAGGCGGTGAAGGGGATTAGGGATATTGGTGATAAGTATGGGTTGAGGATAGTTACGTGGGGGCATGTTGGGGATGGTAACCTTCACCCAAACATAATCTATAACCCAAGTGACCAATCCTCAATATCAAGACTACACGCAGTTACTAGGGAAATAGGCCTACTCGCAATTAACCTAGGCGGTACTGTGAGTAGTGAGCATGGTATTGGGGTCCTTAAGAAGGATCTACTGGTTAATGAACTTGAAGTTAAGGGTATAGCCCAGTTAAGGTTAATGAAGGCTATAAAGAAGGCTTTTGATCCAAATAACATTCTTAATCCAGGTAAGGTGATTGATGTTGATTAA
- a CDS encoding (Fe-S)-binding protein — protein MLINDEAKLIVNEYALTRCARCNFCESVCPTYIAFRRRVYGPRGRIWIIMFLSQGVKLSNDESTGLLTCLGCRACDLVCPAGIRIAEAIHDAKVLLVKAALK, from the coding sequence ATGTTGATTAATGATGAAGCTAAGTTAATTGTTAATGAATATGCCTTAACCAGATGCGCCCGCTGCAACTTCTGCGAGTCCGTTTGCCCAACATACATTGCATTTAGGCGTAGGGTTTATGGACCAAGGGGTAGGATATGGATAATAATGTTCCTTTCTCAAGGCGTTAAGCTAAGTAATGATGAGTCCACAGGCCTATTAACATGCCTAGGGTGTAGGGCATGTGACCTAGTATGCCCAGCAGGCATTAGGATAGCTGAGGCTATTCATGACGCCAAGGTTCTACTGGTTAAGGCTGCTTTAAAGTAG
- the aprB gene encoding adenylyl-sulfate reductase subunit beta, whose product MPSYVIPAKCTGCGDCVNICPSHIMRFTKSGVLGRKAVNIEPESCWECYNCVKHCPQGAVQIRGYADFTPLGGSVEVYRDEKTNRVYWTIRYRNGSVKHFVFPIRTKPWNSIKPPEEYPEPPRELLRTPYLSFEHDKLGGNKLGVELPTYKVPEVVKAEVR is encoded by the coding sequence ATGCCGTCCTACGTAATCCCCGCCAAGTGCACTGGGTGTGGGGATTGTGTTAACATTTGCCCAAGCCACATAATGAGGTTCACTAAGTCAGGTGTATTAGGTAGGAAGGCCGTTAACATTGAACCTGAGTCATGCTGGGAATGCTACAATTGCGTTAAACACTGCCCACAGGGTGCGGTGCAGATAAGGGGTTACGCAGACTTCACGCCATTGGGTGGTTCAGTTGAGGTTTATAGGGATGAGAAGACTAATAGGGTTTACTGGACTATTAGGTATAGGAATGGTAGTGTTAAGCACTTCGTCTTCCCAATAAGGACTAAACCATGGAATTCAATAAAGCCCCCTGAGGAGTACCCAGAACCCCCAAGGGAGTTGCTGAGGACGCCATACTTATCCTTTGAGCATGATAAGTTAGGCGGCAATAAACTTGGTGTTGAGTTACCCACCTACAAGGTACCTGAGGTGGTTAAGGCTGAGGTGAGGTGA